A part of Streptomyces sp. NBC_01451 genomic DNA contains:
- a CDS encoding cyclase family protein yields the protein MTTKRWKQRPPGSTWGDWGEDDELGRINLLTREKVLQGVREVEHGIAFSLSLPLDYPGGTAMNQRRYPPILRPTEDLQHNQDVFYNIRASEHFSPDLIDVWSDDVVTLWLQYSTQWDALAHQGAEFDADADGVAEAVYYNGYRAGTDLVGPQDDAKGDGSGSLGFARHLGLEHMAQHGVQGRGVLIDIAHHLGTGYQAVNHQQLREIMDADNVTVEPGDIVLLHTGFATQILAWNKNPDPVAIHRTAAYLDAHDPAILQWITDSQLAGLVADNYAVEGVGVGNETGPHSLLPIHHLCLFKLGIPLGELWYLDKLATWLRQHNRSRFLLTAPPLNLPGTQGSPLTPIATV from the coding sequence ATGACGACGAAGCGTTGGAAGCAGCGTCCGCCGGGTTCGACCTGGGGCGACTGGGGCGAGGACGACGAGCTGGGCCGGATCAACCTGCTCACCCGGGAGAAGGTCCTCCAGGGCGTGCGCGAGGTCGAGCACGGCATCGCCTTCAGCCTGAGCCTGCCCCTCGACTATCCCGGCGGCACGGCCATGAACCAGCGCCGCTACCCGCCGATCCTGCGCCCCACCGAGGACCTCCAGCACAACCAGGACGTCTTCTACAACATCAGGGCCAGCGAACACTTCTCCCCCGACCTCATCGACGTGTGGTCCGACGACGTGGTCACCCTCTGGCTCCAGTACTCCACCCAGTGGGACGCCCTCGCCCACCAGGGCGCCGAGTTCGACGCCGACGCCGACGGCGTCGCCGAGGCCGTCTACTACAACGGCTACCGCGCCGGCACCGACCTCGTCGGACCCCAGGACGACGCCAAGGGCGACGGCAGCGGCAGCCTCGGCTTCGCCCGCCACCTCGGCCTCGAACACATGGCCCAGCACGGCGTCCAGGGACGCGGCGTCCTCATCGACATCGCCCACCACCTCGGCACCGGCTACCAGGCCGTCAACCACCAGCAACTGCGCGAGATCATGGACGCCGACAACGTCACCGTCGAACCCGGCGACATCGTCCTGCTCCACACCGGCTTCGCCACCCAGATCCTCGCCTGGAACAAGAACCCCGACCCCGTCGCCATCCACCGGACCGCCGCCTACCTCGACGCCCACGACCCCGCGATCCTCCAATGGATCACCGACTCCCAACTCGCGGGTCTCGTCGCGGACAACTACGCCGTCGAGGGAGTGGGCGTCGGCAACGAGACCGGCCCCCACTCCCTCCTGCCCATCCACCACCTCTGCCTCTTCAAACTGGGCATCCCCCTAGGCGAACTCTGGTACCTCGACAAACTCGCCACCTGGCTGCGCCAACACAACCGCAGCCGCTTCCTCCTCACCGCACCCCCACTCAACCTCCCAGGAACACAAGGCAGCCCCCTCACACCGATCGCCACCGTCTGA
- the msrB gene encoding peptide-methionine (R)-S-oxide reductase MsrB, whose amino-acid sequence MSYDVEKPDEQWRAELTPAEYKVLRQAGTEPAFVGEYTGTKTKGVYSCRACGAELFTSDTKFESHCGWPSFFDPKDSDAVELIADRSLGMVRTEVRCSRCGSHLGHVFEGEGYATPTDQRYCINSISLRLTPDEN is encoded by the coding sequence ATGTCGTACGACGTCGAAAAGCCGGACGAGCAGTGGCGCGCGGAGCTGACTCCGGCCGAGTACAAGGTCCTGCGGCAGGCCGGCACGGAACCCGCCTTCGTGGGTGAGTACACGGGCACCAAGACGAAGGGCGTCTACTCCTGCCGGGCCTGCGGCGCCGAACTCTTCACCTCGGACACGAAGTTCGAGTCGCACTGCGGCTGGCCGTCCTTCTTCGACCCGAAGGACTCCGACGCGGTGGAACTGATCGCGGACCGCTCGCTCGGGATGGTACGGACCGAGGTGCGGTGCTCCCGGTGCGGGTCGCACCTCGGGCACGTGTTCGAGGGGGAGGGGTATGCGACCCCGACCGATCAGCGGTACTGCATCAACAGCATCTCGTTGCGGCTGACGCCCGACGAGAACTGA
- the murC gene encoding UDP-N-acetylmuramate--L-alanine ligase: MAPGLPTAMDRPHFIGIGGAGMSGIAKILAQRGAVVAGSDAKESETAAALRALGATVHIGHAAGHLADDATCVVVSSAIRADNPELARAAELGIPVVHRSDALARLMDGLRPIAVAGTHGKTTTTSMLAVSLSELGLNPSYAIGGDLDAPGSNALHGDGDIFVAEADESDRSFHKYAPEVAIVLNVELDHHANYASMEEIYESFETFAGRIVPGGTLVISADHDGARELTRRLPDSVRVVTYGESADADVRVLSVVPQGLKSEVTVELDGDRLTFTVSVPGRHYAHNAVAALAAGVALGVPAAELAPALAAYTGVRRRLQLKGEAAGVQVIDSYAHHPTEMTADLEAMRAAVGDARILVVFQPHLFSRTQELGTEMGQALALADASVVLDIYPAREDPVPGVTSALIIDAARAAGADVTAVPDKAEVPETVAGMAKPGDLVLTMGAGDVTDLGPRILDRLAR; this comes from the coding sequence ATGGCACCCGGCCTTCCTACCGCCATGGACCGACCGCACTTCATCGGCATCGGCGGCGCCGGGATGTCGGGGATCGCGAAGATCCTGGCGCAGCGCGGGGCCGTCGTGGCCGGCAGCGACGCCAAGGAGTCGGAGACCGCCGCGGCCCTGCGGGCGCTGGGGGCGACCGTGCACATCGGGCACGCGGCCGGGCACCTCGCCGACGACGCCACCTGTGTCGTGGTCTCCTCCGCGATCCGCGCGGACAACCCGGAGCTGGCGCGGGCGGCGGAACTGGGAATCCCGGTGGTCCACCGTTCGGACGCGCTCGCCCGGCTGATGGACGGCCTGCGGCCGATCGCGGTCGCGGGCACCCACGGCAAGACGACCACGACGTCCATGCTGGCGGTGTCGCTGAGCGAGCTGGGGCTGAACCCGTCGTACGCGATCGGCGGCGACCTGGACGCGCCCGGCTCGAACGCCCTGCACGGCGACGGAGACATCTTCGTGGCCGAGGCGGACGAATCGGACCGCAGCTTCCACAAGTACGCGCCCGAGGTCGCGATCGTCCTCAACGTCGAACTCGACCACCACGCCAACTACGCCTCCATGGAAGAGATCTACGAGTCCTTCGAGACGTTCGCGGGCCGGATCGTGCCCGGCGGCACGCTCGTGATCTCCGCCGACCACGACGGCGCCCGCGAGCTGACGCGACGTCTGCCGGACTCCGTGCGGGTGGTGACGTACGGGGAGTCGGCGGACGCGGACGTACGCGTGCTGTCCGTCGTACCCCAGGGGCTGAAGAGCGAGGTGACCGTCGAGCTGGACGGGGACCGGCTCACCTTCACGGTCTCGGTGCCCGGCCGGCACTACGCGCACAACGCGGTGGCCGCACTGGCCGCGGGCGTCGCGCTGGGCGTGCCCGCCGCCGAGCTGGCCCCCGCCCTGGCCGCGTACACGGGAGTGAGGCGACGGCTCCAGCTGAAGGGGGAGGCGGCCGGCGTCCAGGTCATCGACTCGTACGCGCACCACCCCACCGAGATGACGGCGGACCTGGAGGCGATGCGGGCGGCGGTCGGCGATGCCCGCATCCTGGTGGTCTTCCAGCCGCACCTCTTCTCCCGTACCCAGGAGCTGGGCACGGAGATGGGCCAGGCGCTGGCGCTCGCCGACGCGTCGGTGGTCCTCGACATCTACCCGGCCCGCGAGGACCCGGTCCCCGGCGTGACCAGCGCGCTGATCATCGACGCCGCGCGGGCCGCGGGCGCCGACGTGACGGCCGTGCCGGACAAGGCCGAGGTGCCGGAGACCGTCGCGGGAATGGCGAAGCCCGGTGATCTCGTTCTCACCATGGGCGCGGGTGATGTCACGGACCTGGGCCCGCGGATCCTGGACCGTCTGGCACGGTGA
- a CDS encoding indole-3-glycerol phosphate synthase, producing MFTSVLMIEKALTSADVEFVTTLHGDEDVAFHVLLQPRGDQADRLLRAIDDIALGELDEAAHERETPEGEDAAVLGERALEVSLTALRGSGHEAEGRIVEDHPLDALRGLVDEIGADEVIVLTDPHYVEEFFHRDWASRARHKVGVPVLKLFSHSKA from the coding sequence GTGTTCACAAGCGTACTGATGATCGAGAAGGCCCTGACGTCCGCCGACGTGGAGTTCGTCACCACCTTGCACGGCGACGAGGACGTGGCCTTCCACGTCCTGCTCCAGCCCCGTGGCGACCAGGCAGACCGGCTGTTGCGGGCCATCGACGACATCGCGCTGGGCGAGCTCGACGAGGCGGCGCACGAGCGGGAGACCCCGGAGGGCGAGGACGCGGCGGTGCTGGGGGAGCGGGCACTTGAGGTGTCGCTGACGGCGCTGCGCGGGTCCGGGCACGAGGCGGAGGGGCGGATCGTCGAGGACCATCCGCTCGACGCGCTGCGGGGGCTGGTGGACGAGATCGGGGCGGACGAGGTCATCGTGCTCACCGATCCCCACTACGTGGAGGAGTTCTTCCACCGGGACTGGGCTTCGCGGGCCCGGCACAAGGTGGGGGTGCCGGTGCTCAAGTTGTTCTCGCACAGCAAGGCGTGA
- a CDS encoding pyrimidine reductase family protein yields the protein MRRLFPVTEETVAEAPGGAADGGGSPGAGVADREWSLEELAAAYAYPGPTDGRREAWLRANMVSTLDGAAQHDGRSQPISSASDMRIFGTLRALADVVLVGAETVRQEGYRPARARAEFAAARAAAGQAEAAAIAIVSASLELDYSLPLFTSPLVPTLILTGAAAAPDRVAAAEKAGARVVVAGDGMGVDPARAVRALAGLGHTRLLAEGGPRLLGQLVAAGVLDELCLTVSPMLTVGDAQRISGGPAMPVPRRFELVSLLEDAGFLFSRYRRS from the coding sequence ATGCGACGTCTGTTCCCTGTGACCGAAGAGACAGTGGCCGAAGCCCCGGGAGGGGCCGCGGACGGCGGTGGTTCGCCCGGTGCCGGAGTGGCCGACCGCGAGTGGAGCCTGGAGGAGCTGGCCGCCGCCTACGCCTACCCCGGGCCGACGGACGGGCGCCGGGAGGCCTGGCTGCGCGCCAACATGGTGTCCACACTCGACGGCGCAGCCCAGCACGACGGCCGTTCCCAGCCCATCTCGTCCGCCTCCGACATGCGGATCTTCGGCACCCTGAGGGCGCTGGCGGACGTGGTCCTGGTTGGTGCGGAAACGGTACGCCAGGAGGGTTACCGTCCGGCACGCGCGCGTGCGGAGTTCGCCGCGGCCCGGGCGGCGGCCGGGCAGGCGGAGGCGGCGGCGATCGCGATCGTCAGCGCGAGCCTGGAGCTGGACTACTCGCTCCCGCTGTTCACCTCGCCCCTGGTCCCCACCCTGATCCTCACGGGTGCCGCTGCCGCGCCCGACCGGGTCGCGGCGGCCGAGAAGGCGGGCGCCCGGGTGGTCGTCGCGGGTGACGGCATGGGCGTGGACCCGGCACGTGCCGTGCGGGCCCTCGCCGGCCTCGGGCACACCCGGCTGCTGGCCGAGGGAGGGCCGCGTCTGCTCGGGCAGCTGGTGGCGGCCGGAGTGCTCGACGAGCTGTGTCTGACGGTCTCCCCGATGCTCACCGTGGGGGACGCCCAGCGGATCTCGGGCGGGCCCGCGATGCCGGTTCCCCGTCGCTTCGAACTGGTGTCCTTGCTGGAGGACGCCGGCTTCCTGTTCAGCCGTTATCGCCGCTCCTGA
- the zapE gene encoding cell division protein ZapE, whose protein sequence is MPTIPASPGFGPIADTAPLSLCVREPHVPADRLVAEMVPPPRFDSVRFDTYLPDPNQPSQTEAVRVLDGFAGGLGGAHAVGGGRRGFFGFGKVRASKVPTGPRGVYLDGGYGVGKTHLLASLWHATPAEPALKAFGTFVELTNLVGALGFQKTVQTLSGHRLLCIDEFELDDPGDTVLVSTLLGKLVDAGVALAATSNTLPGKLGEGRFASADFLREIQGLSAHFHALRIDGEDYRHRGLPQAPVPYSEEQVTKAAYANEDTSLDDFPQLLDHLARVHPSRYGALTDGLKAVCLTDVRPVPDQSTALRLVVLADRLYDREVPVLASGLPFDQLFSEEMLNGGYRKKYFRAISRLTSLARDAKGLVEP, encoded by the coding sequence GTGCCTACCATCCCCGCGTCCCCCGGTTTCGGTCCGATAGCCGACACGGCCCCGCTGTCCCTGTGCGTCCGCGAGCCGCATGTCCCCGCGGACCGGCTGGTCGCCGAGATGGTGCCGCCGCCCCGGTTCGACTCGGTGCGCTTCGACACGTACCTCCCGGACCCGAACCAGCCCAGCCAGACCGAGGCCGTGCGGGTCCTCGACGGGTTCGCGGGCGGGCTCGGCGGGGCGCACGCCGTGGGGGGCGGCAGACGGGGGTTCTTCGGGTTCGGGAAGGTCAGGGCGTCCAAGGTGCCGACCGGTCCCCGCGGCGTCTACCTCGACGGCGGTTACGGCGTCGGCAAGACCCACCTCCTCGCCTCCCTCTGGCACGCCACCCCGGCCGAGCCCGCGCTCAAGGCCTTCGGCACCTTCGTGGAGCTGACGAACCTGGTCGGCGCCCTCGGCTTCCAGAAGACCGTCCAGACCCTGTCCGGCCACCGGCTGCTCTGCATCGACGAGTTCGAGCTGGACGACCCGGGCGACACCGTCCTCGTCTCGACCCTGCTCGGCAAGCTGGTCGACGCGGGCGTCGCCCTCGCCGCCACCTCGAACACCCTGCCGGGCAAGCTCGGTGAGGGCCGGTTCGCGTCGGCCGACTTCCTGCGCGAGATCCAGGGCCTGTCCGCCCACTTCCACGCGCTGCGCATCGACGGCGAGGACTACCGCCACCGGGGGCTGCCCCAGGCGCCGGTGCCGTACTCCGAGGAGCAGGTGACCAAGGCCGCGTACGCCAACGAGGACACGTCGCTCGACGACTTCCCGCAGCTCCTCGACCACCTCGCCCGCGTGCACCCCAGCCGGTACGGCGCCCTCACCGACGGTCTGAAGGCCGTGTGCCTCACCGATGTGCGGCCGGTTCCGGACCAGTCGACGGCGCTGCGGCTCGTGGTGCTCGCCGACCGGCTGTACGACCGCGAGGTGCCGGTGCTCGCCTCCGGGCTGCCCTTCGACCAGTTGTTCAGCGAGGAGATGCTGAACGGCGGCTACCGCAAGAAGTACTTCCGCGCGATCTCCCGCCTGACCTCGCTGGCCCGCGACGCCAAGGGCCTCGTGGAGCCCTGA
- a CDS encoding carbonic anhydrase, whose amino-acid sequence MQPLIDNARTFGRRPEKFAKLAEGQSPQVLFITCSDSRVVPALITGAGPGELFELRTAGNIVPPYASARPTGEAATIEYAVEVLGVSDIVVCGHSHCGAVGALVRGDDLTAVPAVRDWLAHAAGEPDTATPSDTGDPTVASAVQNHVLAQLLRLRSYPCVEQRLARGQLRLRGWYYEVHTGSVREHRAATDAFEAL is encoded by the coding sequence ATGCAGCCCCTCATCGACAACGCCCGCACCTTCGGCCGGCGCCCCGAGAAGTTCGCCAAGCTCGCCGAAGGCCAGTCCCCCCAGGTCCTGTTCATCACCTGCTCCGATTCGAGGGTCGTCCCGGCCCTGATCACAGGTGCCGGGCCCGGCGAGCTCTTCGAGCTGCGCACCGCGGGCAACATCGTCCCCCCGTATGCCTCCGCCCGCCCCACCGGCGAGGCCGCCACCATCGAGTACGCCGTGGAGGTCCTCGGCGTCAGCGACATCGTCGTCTGCGGCCACTCGCACTGCGGTGCCGTCGGCGCCCTGGTGCGCGGCGACGACCTCACCGCCGTACCCGCCGTACGCGACTGGCTCGCGCACGCCGCCGGCGAACCCGACACCGCGACCCCGTCCGACACCGGCGACCCGACGGTCGCCTCCGCCGTCCAGAACCACGTCCTGGCACAGCTGTTGCGGCTGCGCTCCTACCCGTGCGTGGAGCAACGCCTGGCCAGGGGTCAACTGCGGTTGCGCGGCTGGTACTACGAGGTGCACACCGGGTCCGTACGCGAGCACCGCGCCGCCACCGACGCGTTCGAAGCACTGTGA
- a CDS encoding SulP family inorganic anion transporter, translated as MSIRTKVPHLRQDFAASLVVFLVALPLCVGVAVASGVPAELGLVTGIVGGIVTGLLPGSSLQVSGPAAGLTVLVFEAVREHGLPALGVIVLAAGLLQLAMGALKLGRWFRAISVSVVEGMLAGIGLVIIAGQLYAAAGLKAPAAGLDKITGLPEAAAKAVGSTSALASLAVGAGTIAVIVLWQRLPRKVRAVPGALAAVVLATVVTLVFSLPVATVEVKGLLDAVQLPGLGALGELASPSVIGTVVAFTLIASAESLFSAAAVDRLHDGPRTQYDKELMAQGAGNTVCGLLGALPMTAVIVRSSANVQAGARTKASRVLHGVWLLLFAALLPGALALIPLPALAGILVHAGWKLIPLRGVVSLWREHRGEALILVVTALAIVSVNMFEGVLIGLALSVGKTAWEASHLKLEIIDKGAGPVQAYLSGNATFLRLPKILDSLEALPQDRPIELDLSGLHHLDHACRTALESWAERHSAAGTEPVRMMTPTP; from the coding sequence ATGTCCATACGTACCAAGGTCCCTCATCTGCGGCAGGACTTCGCCGCCTCGCTCGTCGTGTTCCTGGTCGCCCTGCCGCTGTGCGTGGGCGTCGCCGTCGCGTCCGGTGTGCCGGCCGAACTCGGCCTGGTCACCGGCATCGTGGGCGGCATCGTCACCGGACTCCTGCCGGGCAGCAGCCTCCAGGTGTCCGGGCCCGCCGCCGGCCTCACCGTCCTGGTCTTCGAGGCCGTACGGGAGCACGGGCTGCCCGCGCTCGGGGTGATCGTGCTCGCCGCCGGGCTGCTCCAGCTCGCCATGGGCGCCCTGAAACTGGGGCGCTGGTTCCGGGCCATCTCGGTGTCCGTCGTCGAGGGCATGCTGGCCGGAATCGGGCTCGTGATCATCGCCGGGCAGCTGTACGCGGCGGCCGGACTGAAGGCGCCGGCCGCCGGGCTCGACAAGATCACCGGGCTGCCCGAGGCCGCCGCGAAGGCCGTGGGGAGCACCAGCGCACTGGCCTCGCTGGCGGTCGGCGCGGGCACGATAGCCGTGATCGTGCTGTGGCAACGGCTGCCCAGGAAGGTGCGGGCGGTGCCCGGCGCGCTCGCGGCGGTGGTCCTGGCGACCGTCGTCACCCTGGTGTTCAGCCTGCCGGTGGCGACCGTCGAGGTGAAGGGCCTGCTGGACGCCGTCCAGCTGCCCGGGCTCGGCGCCCTCGGTGAACTGGCGAGCCCGAGCGTGATCGGCACGGTCGTGGCGTTCACGCTGATCGCGTCCGCCGAGAGCCTGTTCAGCGCCGCCGCCGTGGACCGGCTGCACGACGGTCCGCGTACCCAGTACGACAAGGAGCTGATGGCGCAGGGCGCCGGCAACACCGTGTGCGGGCTGCTGGGCGCGCTGCCGATGACCGCGGTGATCGTGCGCAGCTCGGCCAACGTCCAGGCGGGGGCGCGGACGAAGGCGTCCCGGGTACTGCACGGCGTATGGCTGCTGCTGTTCGCGGCGCTGCTGCCCGGCGCGCTGGCGCTCATCCCGCTGCCCGCACTGGCCGGCATCCTCGTCCACGCCGGCTGGAAGCTCATACCGCTGCGCGGGGTCGTCTCGCTCTGGCGCGAGCACCGGGGTGAGGCGCTGATCCTGGTCGTCACAGCCCTGGCGATCGTGTCCGTGAACATGTTCGAGGGCGTGCTGATCGGTCTCGCCCTGTCGGTGGGCAAGACCGCCTGGGAGGCCTCGCACCTCAAGCTGGAGATCATCGACAAGGGTGCCGGTCCCGTCCAGGCTTATCTGTCGGGCAACGCGACCTTCCTGCGGCTGCCGAAGATCCTCGACAGTCTGGAGGCGCTGCCCCAGGACCGGCCGATAGAGCTGGACCTGTCGGGTCTGCACCACCTGGACCACGCCTGCCGCACGGCCCTGGAGAGCTGGGCGGAGCGGCACAGCGCGGCCGGGACGGAACCGGTCAGGATGATGACGCCGACGCCGTAG
- a CDS encoding PhoX family protein, producing the protein MSAFGTPELDGPSTGAQPTAVDDTSASRRQVLARTGALGAGIAFTGALSELFAGTAAAQELGHSGYGPLIPDPKGLLDLPKGFRYRVLSREGDPLRSGEGPVPSNHDGMAAFAGRHGRVHLVRNHENRVTARTQVPTVKGLTYDPMGKGGCTSLTLDRDGDVLTERVAIAGTAVNCAGGPTPWGTWLTCEETEDKAGTNGYTKDHGFIFEVDGADPHRTGAVPLTAMGRFQHEAIAVDPRTGIVYETEDAFLRPFGLFYRFLPKRPLGGVGSLRAGGRLQAMRVPGVPDLSSVQEPGARFDGVEWVDVPDPLAAETPVRLQDFGPKGITHAQKLEGCYWGGRCVYFVSSFAHASEGSAATHFGQIWRYDPAARHLTLVVVFGPDTDIQLPGESPDNICLAPSGGLMVCEDGNGAQHVYGVTRRGEVYAMARNAQNIGTPDAPEWGEFAGVTFSPDGRTMYVNCYTPGTTFAVRGPWKR; encoded by the coding sequence ATGTCCGCCTTCGGTACGCCCGAACTCGACGGCCCCTCAACCGGCGCTCAGCCCACGGCAGTCGACGACACCTCCGCATCCCGACGCCAGGTCCTCGCCCGCACCGGCGCCCTGGGAGCCGGTATCGCCTTCACCGGAGCCCTCTCCGAACTCTTCGCCGGTACCGCCGCCGCCCAGGAACTGGGCCACTCCGGCTACGGCCCGCTGATCCCCGACCCGAAGGGCCTGCTCGACCTGCCGAAAGGTTTCCGCTATCGGGTCCTGTCCCGTGAGGGCGACCCCCTGCGCTCCGGTGAGGGCCCGGTCCCCTCCAACCACGACGGCATGGCGGCCTTCGCCGGCCGGCACGGCCGCGTCCACCTGGTCCGCAACCACGAGAACCGCGTCACCGCCAGAACCCAGGTCCCGACGGTCAAGGGCCTCACCTACGACCCCATGGGCAAGGGCGGCTGTACGTCCCTCACCCTCGACCGGGACGGAGACGTCCTCACGGAACGGGTCGCCATCGCCGGTACGGCCGTCAACTGCGCGGGCGGGCCCACGCCTTGGGGCACCTGGCTGACCTGCGAGGAGACCGAGGACAAGGCCGGCACCAACGGCTACACCAAGGACCACGGCTTCATCTTCGAGGTCGACGGGGCCGACCCGCACCGCACCGGCGCCGTCCCGCTCACCGCGATGGGTCGCTTCCAGCACGAGGCGATCGCCGTCGACCCGAGGACCGGCATCGTCTACGAGACGGAGGACGCCTTCCTGCGCCCCTTCGGCCTCTTCTACCGTTTCCTGCCCAAGAGGCCGCTGGGCGGGGTGGGTTCACTGCGCGCGGGCGGCCGGCTCCAGGCGATGCGCGTGCCGGGCGTACCCGACCTCTCCTCGGTCCAGGAACCGGGTGCCCGCTTCGACGGCGTCGAGTGGGTGGACGTACCCGATCCGCTGGCCGCCGAGACCCCCGTCCGGCTCCAGGACTTCGGGCCGAAGGGCATCACGCACGCGCAGAAACTGGAGGGCTGCTACTGGGGCGGGCGGTGCGTCTACTTCGTGTCGTCGTTCGCCCACGCGAGCGAGGGCTCGGCGGCGACCCACTTCGGCCAGATCTGGCGCTACGACCCCGCCGCACGCCACCTCACCCTCGTCGTCGTCTTCGGCCCGGACACGGACATCCAGCTGCCCGGCGAGTCACCGGACAACATCTGCCTCGCCCCGAGCGGCGGCCTGATGGTGTGCGAGGACGGGAACGGCGCCCAGCACGTGTACGGCGTGACACGCCGGGGCGAGGTGTACGCGATGGCCCGCAACGCCCAGAACATCGGCACCCCGGACGCCCCCGAGTGGGGCGAGTTCGCGGGCGTCACCTTCTCTCCGGACGGCCGGACGATGTACGTCAACTGCTACACGCCCGGGACGACGTTCGCAGTACGGGGCCCGTGGAAGCGGTAA
- a CDS encoding serine/threonine-protein kinase, translated as MNASGDLVDGRFELLERLGSGGMGTVWRARDSVLHREVALKAVRPDAAATDAVRERVMREARALARLSHPHVVTVHQIIDDDPHPWIVMELVPGVSLDKRLESGPLTPAEAARIGGQVLDALRAAHAAGVQHRDVKPANILLRPDGSAVLTDFGIAALQGATALTMTGELVGSPEYIAPERIRGPSDDPASDLWSLGVVLYVCVEGVNPLRRETSLATLAAVLESEVPPPSRSGPLTPVLEALLDRDPAARPDTGRLAAMLERVAAGGTARSVQRTLTAPRSMGHGPESGGTPPRSATVAGGADRRESGERIPSPPKRRKRLAVSAVLAVLVAAAAVLLTPRLLDGNGTGGDSDPDPSASTGTSPNTSTASPVPAGRWIAQLHSEPVDSGTAARDARLAKIRETVPEAVFVRSDEYASLRPGYWVIYAPGPFADGRAALAFCGERGLTTPSTCLGRYLSDDADDFDDQCRPPAANPTGRCTRP; from the coding sequence ATGAACGCATCGGGGGACCTGGTGGACGGGCGGTTCGAGCTGCTGGAGCGGCTCGGCAGTGGCGGAATGGGCACGGTGTGGCGGGCCCGCGACTCCGTGCTGCACCGCGAGGTCGCGCTGAAGGCGGTACGGCCGGACGCGGCGGCGACCGACGCCGTACGGGAGCGGGTGATGCGCGAGGCCCGGGCGCTCGCCCGGCTCAGCCACCCGCACGTGGTCACCGTCCACCAGATCATCGACGACGACCCGCATCCCTGGATCGTCATGGAGCTGGTGCCCGGCGTCTCGCTCGACAAGCGCCTGGAATCCGGCCCGCTGACCCCGGCGGAGGCGGCACGGATCGGCGGCCAGGTACTGGACGCGCTGCGCGCGGCGCACGCGGCGGGCGTCCAGCACCGGGACGTGAAACCGGCGAACATCCTGCTGCGGCCGGACGGGAGCGCGGTGCTCACCGACTTCGGGATCGCGGCACTCCAGGGCGCGACGGCCCTGACGATGACCGGCGAACTCGTCGGCTCCCCCGAGTACATCGCCCCGGAACGCATCCGCGGCCCCTCCGACGACCCGGCCTCCGACCTGTGGTCCCTGGGGGTCGTCCTGTACGTGTGTGTGGAGGGCGTGAACCCCCTGCGCCGCGAGACCTCGCTCGCGACACTGGCCGCGGTCCTGGAGTCCGAGGTCCCGCCGCCCTCCCGCTCCGGCCCGCTGACCCCCGTACTCGAAGCGCTGCTCGACCGGGATCCGGCGGCACGACCCGACACGGGCCGGCTGGCGGCGATGCTGGAGCGGGTGGCGGCGGGCGGGACGGCGAGGTCGGTTCAGCGGACGCTGACGGCGCCCCGGTCCATGGGCCACGGACCGGAGTCCGGGGGGACGCCACCGCGCTCCGCGACCGTGGCGGGCGGCGCGGACCGGCGCGAGTCGGGAGAGCGGATCCCGTCGCCGCCGAAGCGCCGCAAGCGGCTCGCCGTGTCCGCCGTACTCGCGGTCCTCGTCGCGGCAGCGGCCGTCCTCCTCACGCCGCGCCTCCTCGACGGGAACGGAACGGGCGGCGACTCGGACCCGGACCCGTCGGCAAGTACGGGAACCTCGCCCAACACCTCGACCGCCTCGCCCGTCCCGGCGGGCCGCTGGATCGCCCAGCTGCACTCCGAGCCGGTCGACTCCGGGACCGCCGCCCGGGACGCACGGCTCGCCAAGATCAGGGAGACGGTGCCGGAGGCGGTGTTCGTGCGCAGCGACGAGTACGCGTCCCTGCGGCCGGGCTACTGGGTCATCTACGCCCCCGGCCCGTTCGCCGACGGCCGTGCCGCGCTGGCCTTCTGCGGCGAACGCGGCCTGACGACACCGAGCACCTGTCTGGGCCGCTATCTGAGCGACGACGCCGACGACTTCGACGACCAGTGCCGCCCGCCCGCCGCCAACCCCACCGGGCGCTGCACCCGGCCGTAG